The following coding sequences lie in one Trichoderma breve strain T069 chromosome 1, whole genome shotgun sequence genomic window:
- a CDS encoding histone-like transcription factor (CBF/NF-Y) and archaeal histone domain-containing protein, with protein sequence MPYNTNAIPPRKEPTGQTQLPLSRVKKIISQDPDVQMCSNNAAFVITLAAEMFIQHLAEEAHTQAKLERKPRRNIQYKDVANAISHRDNLEFLEDVAPKTVTLKKAKAINQARLRGEPLPDAPPRAATNGAKSKSAAAKAAAAAVNGQPKAGTNPFTLSLRGEEREKKDAGDDPSDQLELEMRQAAQPEEDADVDMTG encoded by the exons ATGCCCTACAACACCAACGCCATCCCTCCTCGAAAGGAGCCCACCGGCCAAACCCAACTACCAT TATCAAGagtcaagaagatcatcAGCCAAGACCCAGACGTCCAAATGTGCTCTAACAACGCCGCCTTTGTCATCACCCTAGCAGCC GAAATGttcatccagcatctcgcagAGGAAGCCCACACCCAAGCAAAACTAGAACGCAAACCTCGCCGCAACATCCAGTACAAAGACGTCG CCAACGCAATCTCACACCGCGACAACCTCGAATTCCTAGAAGACGTCGCCCCCAAAACCGTAACCctcaaaaaggcaaaagccATCAACCAAGCCCGCCTCCGCGGCGAGCCTCTCCCCGACGCTCCCCCGCGCGCCGCGACAAACGGAGCAAAGTCGAAGAGTGCTGCCGCaaaggctgccgccgccgccgtcaacggcCAGCCAAAGGCCGGGACTAACCCCTTCACCCTGTCTCTTCGTGgcgaggagagggagaagaaggacgcAGGCGATGACCCTAGTGATCAGCTTGAGCTAGAAATGAGGCAGGCGGCACAGCCTGAGGAGGATGCCGACGTTGACATGACGGGCTAG
- a CDS encoding leucine-rich repeat domain-containing protein, producing MRLTAELIRDSLSYLNPLKERELDLRGHRIPAIENLGVAGPHDAIDFTDNDIQVLGNFPLSPRITTLLLARNRVTSIQPTVAAAVPNLRNLVLASNHLVELADVDALGTFSRLTHLVLADNPLTKKEHYRYWVIWRCPSVRFLDYEKVKQAERDQSQELFGTVEEPTALATSIMGKKSKTFEVTSNGSSAAPSKLSRIKLTDAEKQRLQEKIKKATSLQEIIALEKELNEGRLPSGIYGDAMEE from the exons ATGCGGCTGACGGCCGAACTGATCCGGGACTCGCTGTCCTATCTTAATCCCttgaaggagagagagcttgaTCTCCGAG GACATCGAATTCCTGCGATTGAAAACTTGGGTGTTGCTGGC CCCCACGATGCCATCGACTTCACCGACAATGATATCCAGGTGCTGGGCAACTTCCCGCTCTCGCCGCGCATAacgacgctgctgctggcgcgCAACCGCGTCACGAGCATCCAGCCCACGGTGGCGGCCGCGGTGCCCAACCTGCGGAACCTGGTGCTGGCGTCGAATCACCTGGTGGAGCTGGCGGACGTGGATGCGCTGGGGACGTTTTCGCGGCTGACGCACCTGGTGTTGGCGGATAACCCTCTTACCAAGAAGGAG CATTATCGCTATTGGGTTATTTGGCGGTGTCCGTCTGTCCGGTTTCTGGATTACGAAAAGGTGAAGCAGGCGGAGCGAGATCAGAGCCAAGAGCTTTTTGGCACGGTAGAGGAACCTACAGCTCTAGCAACATCG ATCATGGgcaaaaagtccaagacGTTCGAAGTCACATCCAACGGCTCATCGGCCGCGCCATCGAAGCTCTCGCGGATAAAGCTGACGGACGCCGAGAAGCAGAGGCTGCaggagaagatcaagaaggcgACGAGCCTGCAGGAGATTATTgcgctggagaaggagcttAATGAGGGGAGGTTACCGTCGGGGATTTATGGCGATGCTATGGAGGAGTGA